A window from uncultured Desulfobacter sp. encodes these proteins:
- a CDS encoding periplasmic heavy metal sensor produces MKKTLAALTILVVTCTFSAGAFASPPMQGKGKGLKQTTPRACMNLTDEQQKQLSDLHQKFVDDTYETRSSIMNLDQQIRMYMETSDPDPAKLKSMVIEKADLSKDLAVKRLEFSLDARKISPELKFMPMGMGMGSGFSGHGKGYGQGYHGFGNGAGFNDPQDETPPENK; encoded by the coding sequence ATGAAAAAAACCTTAGCTGCATTAACCATCCTGGTTGTCACATGCACTTTTTCCGCCGGTGCATTTGCAAGTCCCCCAATGCAGGGCAAGGGCAAAGGGTTAAAACAAACCACCCCCCGGGCGTGCATGAACCTGACCGATGAACAGCAGAAACAGCTTAGCGATCTGCATCAAAAATTTGTTGATGACACCTACGAGACGCGCAGCAGTATCATGAACCTGGATCAGCAAATCCGCATGTACATGGAAACATCTGATCCGGATCCTGCAAAATTGAAATCAATGGTGATTGAAAAAGCGGATTTATCAAAAGACCTGGCAGTTAAACGCTTGGAATTTTCCCTGGATGCCAGAAAAATATCTCCGGAACTAAAATTCATGCCCATGGGAATGGGCATGGGCTCGGGATTCAGCGGTCATGGCAAGGGATACGGCCAGGGCTACCATGGATTCGGCAATGGTGCCGGATTTAACGATCCCCAAGATGAGACCCCTCCAGAAAATAAGTAG
- the thiF gene encoding sulfur carrier protein ThiS adenylyltransferase ThiF, which produces MMKIGIAGVGGIGSNVALNLVRSGITKLKLVDFDRVESGNLNRQFYFADQIGMFKVDALKINLNRINPEVVLDALVQRIDRQNCTEMFADCDLIVEGFDRQADKKMLIETFADTKTLVAASGIAGADLANIRSRRIGNCCIAGDFATDCDRAPLYSHKVTTVANYMSEFILGQSGVIRE; this is translated from the coding sequence ATGATGAAAATCGGTATCGCCGGGGTGGGGGGGATTGGCTCCAACGTGGCCCTGAACCTGGTTCGAAGCGGTATAACTAAGCTCAAGCTGGTCGATTTTGACCGGGTGGAGTCTGGCAATCTTAATCGCCAGTTTTATTTTGCCGACCAGATTGGGATGTTTAAGGTGGATGCCCTTAAGATCAACCTGAACCGTATCAACCCCGAGGTGGTCCTTGACGCATTGGTCCAGCGCATTGACAGACAAAACTGCACGGAAATGTTCGCTGACTGCGATTTGATCGTTGAGGGTTTTGACCGTCAGGCGGATAAAAAAATGCTCATTGAAACCTTTGCCGACACAAAGACCTTGGTAGCCGCTTCCGGTATTGCCGGTGCCGATTTGGCTAACATACGGTCTCGTCGTATCGGCAACTGCTGCATTGCCGGCGATTTTGCCACCGATTGTGATCGGGCACCGCTTTACAGCCACAAGGTCACCACCGTTGCCAATTACATGAGTGAATTTATTCTCGGTCAATCCGGTGTGATTCGAGAGTAA
- a CDS encoding rhomboid family intramembrane serine protease: MKSIFTGSIHNKNSRKQADLIMVILASQSVRAVIDTGPDGSYDILVSDDDVFKARQQLEKYRMENKEIPKPVSHPPSGFFFSPAALALAFLLAAIHYIITTQGFHKQAILNFGSSSYYLSQGQSFRAVTALFLHSDTDHLIGNMAGIAILAGPLLRVTGYGQGFLLLLAAGTAGNLISKSFGHDLRLSIGASTAVMAAAGLLGARRMTIGPPSAHSAFPKLKGLFPFAAAATLTAMFSYGENTDVSAHLFGFLAGTGIGLCYYPLSEPLSSPVIGRISFCIVLAILSTAVIQGALTFLSNF, translated from the coding sequence ATGAAATCTATTTTCACGGGCAGTATACATAATAAAAACAGCAGAAAACAGGCCGATCTTATCATGGTCATCCTGGCGTCCCAGTCTGTCAGGGCGGTCATTGATACGGGGCCTGACGGATCATACGACATTCTTGTCTCCGATGACGATGTATTTAAGGCCCGGCAGCAATTGGAAAAATACCGAATGGAGAACAAAGAGATTCCAAAGCCGGTTTCCCATCCGCCCTCCGGATTTTTTTTCTCTCCGGCTGCCCTGGCCCTGGCCTTTTTGTTAGCCGCCATTCACTACATCATTACTACCCAGGGCTTTCACAAACAAGCGATTCTAAATTTTGGTTCGTCCTCGTATTACCTAAGCCAGGGACAAAGTTTCAGGGCCGTAACCGCCCTATTTCTGCACAGCGATACGGACCATCTTATTGGCAATATGGCGGGAATCGCCATACTTGCAGGCCCGTTACTGAGGGTCACCGGCTACGGCCAGGGCTTTTTGCTGCTGTTGGCAGCGGGTACGGCCGGCAATCTGATATCCAAAAGTTTCGGCCATGATTTACGGCTCTCCATCGGGGCCTCCACAGCAGTCATGGCGGCGGCAGGACTGCTTGGTGCCCGGCGCATGACCATTGGCCCACCATCAGCTCATTCCGCATTTCCAAAACTCAAAGGCCTGTTCCCCTTTGCAGCGGCAGCCACCCTGACGGCCATGTTCAGCTATGGTGAAAACACCGATGTGTCGGCCCATCTGTTCGGTTTTCTTGCTGGTACCGGCATCGGGTTGTGCTACTATCCGTTGTCCGAACCGTTATCAAGCCCCGTAATCGGCCGTATCAGTTTCTGCATTGTCCTGGCCATTTTAAGCACAGCCGTTATCCAGGGAGCTTTGACTTTTCTGTCTAATTTTTAA
- a CDS encoding fumarylacetoacetate hydrolase family protein translates to MKIIRFTTQEGKEVMGCDWDGKTASIVEQSEDYSFKDTGERVDVVKVLPPVEPSSIICIGLNYRRHAKETGQEIPKYPAIFMKYPGSLAGHGDAVLIPKCAADPPEVDYEAELGVIIKKAAKNVSEEEALDYVLGYTCTNDVSARRWQKHAGAFQWTRGKSYDTFCPCGPVMTLTDEIPDPQQLSIKLRLNGETMQDSHTSDMVFSIANMISYLSQSSTLLPGTLILTGTPEGVGFTRKPRVYIAPGDLMEVEIEGIGVLENPVALEE, encoded by the coding sequence ATGAAGATCATTCGTTTTACTACCCAAGAGGGTAAAGAGGTCATGGGGTGCGATTGGGACGGAAAGACAGCAAGTATCGTCGAACAGTCTGAAGATTACAGCTTCAAAGATACCGGTGAACGGGTGGATGTGGTCAAAGTTCTGCCTCCGGTGGAGCCGTCGTCCATTATCTGTATAGGCCTTAATTACCGGCGTCATGCCAAGGAGACAGGCCAGGAAATTCCAAAATATCCGGCTATTTTCATGAAATATCCGGGGAGTCTGGCCGGTCACGGCGATGCCGTTTTGATTCCAAAATGTGCCGCAGATCCGCCAGAAGTGGATTACGAAGCCGAGCTTGGGGTAATCATTAAAAAGGCTGCCAAGAATGTATCCGAAGAAGAGGCCCTGGATTACGTGCTTGGCTATACCTGCACCAATGATGTTTCCGCCCGGCGGTGGCAGAAGCATGCCGGCGCATTCCAGTGGACCCGGGGAAAAAGCTACGATACCTTTTGCCCCTGCGGGCCGGTCATGACCTTGACGGATGAGATTCCGGATCCCCAGCAACTTTCCATTAAGCTGCGGCTCAACGGTGAAACCATGCAGGACAGCCACACCAGCGACATGGTCTTCAGCATCGCCAATATGATTTCCTACCTCTCCCAGTCATCTACCCTTTTACCCGGCACCCTGATCCTGACAGGGACCCCCGAAGGGGTGGGCTTTACCCGTAAACCCCGCGTGTATATAGCGCCGGGCGATCTGATGGAGGTTGAAATCGAAGGTATTGGCGTCCTCGAAAATCCTGTGGCATTGGAAGAGTAA
- a CDS encoding transporter substrate-binding domain-containing protein, producing MDKVQVFLGWILVYMVLSCAVFAADFAHAETNSALLTPEEKAYIQSKKSISIGITDNEPPYSFYSQGTINGFSIDLLHILEHTSGLKFKFVLGSWFNVFASFKNGNLDVIDQISFTEERSHWMRFTPPYHVKGLVLFMQTAELPHPFKGLESINGKRIGIIRDIYYEQILRQEDHIRVFEYDDYISLMKALSFGWVDAVVASEMTGNFVIRDNNLSGICVAGPFNARGIVEEDFRLGILQQEPLLQSILTKLLKAVPDRTLEVLIEKWSQYPYVNKTVSTLLLTDEEHAFIAEHPSVTMGMLSNFPPYSFISQGRQVGYSASLLRIISQRTGLQFSYVMDEWPNVFYLFKTGQIDAIANISYAEDRTKFTRYTDAYHQIPTVVFVRNDFKNYMGINSLSGRIVGVTRDIFYKKSLSRIAGEGLREYDDHSVMMKDLSFGKLDAVVTALNTGNQYIRKLGLVNIVIAGEVMKAEDLRFGVRPDLATLADIINKALHSLSASDLQLLETAWFSPQVSHADTGYTVRLSDKEAAYLEKKKKLILCVVSGGLPFGTVESDGRYIGIDADFMALFAQQLPIPVVVGKSKSWAHLLEQIKQRQCDLCMDAMKTPDKQAYMDFTDPYLTIPNVIATSVNAPFIDDFRKFMDRPMGVIKKSSISELLKTTYPAMNLVEMDSELEGIHEVQRGTLFGMISTMTDIGYHLRQEKIVDIKIAGKMPYNLEASIGTRKDEPLLGDIFQKLVLSLSEKQKSLLMDHWLSVKVEQKFDYSPFWKVLGVVIALTLVTLFWAHKVRRLNRKLINANHALKELSRTDGLTGLFNRRVFDEEFTRIFNLCKRSEICFSIIILDIDFFKKINDTYGHPAGDACLKHFGTILMERFQRNSDIVCRFGGEEFGIICTGKNVAKVHAHVEALRRHMAEEVFTHNQARIRFTISAGIYSMVPQADTPENLYLDMADKALYQAKNSGRNQVVDLSPYSQ from the coding sequence ATGGACAAGGTGCAAGTTTTTTTAGGATGGATACTTGTATACATGGTGTTGTCCTGTGCGGTATTTGCGGCCGACTTTGCCCATGCCGAAACGAACAGCGCCCTGCTCACCCCCGAAGAAAAAGCATATATCCAGTCAAAAAAAAGTATCAGCATCGGCATTACGGACAACGAGCCGCCCTATTCATTTTATTCCCAAGGCACCATCAACGGCTTTTCCATTGATCTGCTTCATATTCTTGAACACACATCGGGCCTGAAATTCAAATTTGTCCTGGGAAGCTGGTTTAATGTTTTTGCTTCATTTAAAAACGGGAATCTGGATGTAATTGACCAGATATCCTTCACCGAAGAGCGCAGCCACTGGATGCGTTTCACCCCGCCCTACCATGTCAAAGGACTTGTCTTGTTCATGCAAACCGCTGAACTCCCCCACCCCTTTAAAGGCCTGGAAAGTATTAACGGCAAACGGATTGGTATCATCCGGGATATTTATTACGAACAGATCCTGCGCCAGGAAGACCATATACGCGTTTTTGAGTATGATGACTATATCTCGCTGATGAAGGCACTCTCCTTTGGCTGGGTGGATGCGGTGGTGGCAAGTGAAATGACCGGAAACTTTGTCATTCGCGACAACAACCTTTCCGGCATCTGTGTGGCAGGCCCCTTCAATGCCAGGGGGATTGTTGAAGAAGATTTCCGTTTGGGCATCTTACAACAAGAGCCACTGCTTCAGTCGATTCTGACCAAACTGTTGAAAGCCGTACCCGACCGGACCCTGGAGGTACTGATTGAAAAATGGAGCCAGTACCCATATGTCAATAAAACGGTTTCCACCCTGCTGCTGACCGATGAGGAGCACGCCTTTATCGCAGAGCATCCCAGCGTCACCATGGGCATGCTGTCTAATTTTCCGCCCTACAGTTTTATCAGTCAGGGGCGTCAGGTGGGGTACAGTGCCTCTTTGCTTAGAATCATTTCACAGCGCACCGGATTACAATTTTCATATGTTATGGATGAGTGGCCCAATGTGTTTTACCTGTTTAAAACCGGCCAGATCGATGCCATTGCAAATATATCCTATGCCGAAGACCGCACAAAATTTACCCGGTACACAGACGCCTACCATCAAATTCCCACAGTGGTATTTGTCCGTAACGATTTTAAAAATTACATGGGGATCAACAGCCTGAGCGGTCGGATCGTCGGCGTGACCCGGGACATATTTTATAAAAAGTCTCTTTCCCGGATAGCCGGGGAAGGCCTGCGGGAATATGACGACCATTCCGTCATGATGAAAGACCTTTCATTTGGCAAACTGGATGCGGTGGTGACAGCCCTGAACACCGGGAATCAGTATATCCGGAAACTGGGACTGGTCAACATCGTCATTGCCGGCGAGGTGATGAAGGCCGAAGACCTGCGATTCGGCGTACGACCGGATCTGGCCACTTTGGCCGACATTATCAACAAAGCCCTTCACTCCCTGTCGGCGTCTGACCTGCAATTGCTTGAAACGGCCTGGTTCTCTCCCCAGGTCAGCCATGCCGACACAGGCTACACAGTTCGGCTTTCCGATAAGGAGGCCGCCTACCTGGAAAAAAAGAAGAAACTGATTCTTTGTGTGGTTTCGGGGGGCCTTCCGTTTGGAACCGTAGAGAGTGACGGCCGTTACATCGGCATCGACGCGGATTTCATGGCGCTGTTTGCACAACAGCTACCCATCCCCGTGGTGGTGGGAAAAAGCAAAAGCTGGGCACACCTGCTTGAACAGATAAAACAAAGACAATGCGATCTTTGCATGGACGCCATGAAAACGCCTGACAAACAAGCGTATATGGATTTTACCGATCCATATCTCACCATCCCCAATGTTATTGCCACCTCCGTCAATGCGCCGTTCATAGATGATTTCCGCAAATTTATGGACCGCCCCATGGGCGTTATCAAGAAATCATCCATCTCAGAACTTTTAAAGACCACCTATCCAGCCATGAACCTTGTGGAGATGGACAGCGAGCTTGAAGGGATTCATGAAGTCCAGCGGGGAACACTTTTCGGGATGATCAGCACCATGACGGACATCGGCTATCATCTGCGGCAGGAAAAAATTGTGGATATAAAAATCGCCGGGAAAATGCCGTACAACCTGGAAGCAAGCATCGGCACAAGAAAGGATGAACCCCTGCTGGGAGATATTTTCCAAAAACTGGTCCTGTCTCTCTCTGAAAAACAAAAATCACTGCTGATGGACCACTGGCTCAGCGTGAAGGTCGAACAAAAATTTGATTATTCGCCCTTCTGGAAGGTGCTGGGCGTGGTCATTGCCCTGACGCTCGTCACCCTTTTCTGGGCCCATAAGGTGCGCAGGCTAAACCGGAAGCTGATAAATGCCAACCATGCCTTGAAAGAATTAAGCCGCACAGACGGACTGACCGGACTTTTCAACCGCCGGGTTTTTGATGAGGAATTCACCCGGATATTTAACCTGTGCAAACGCAGCGAAATCTGTTTTTCAATCATTATCCTGGATATTGATTTTTTTAAAAAAATCAACGACACCTATGGCCACCCTGCCGGGGATGCCTGCCTCAAGCATTTCGGCACGATTCTAATGGAACGATTCCAGCGCAATTCCGATATTGTGTGCCGGTTTGGCGGTGAGGAGTTCGGTATTATCTGTACCGGCAAAAATGTCGCAAAGGTTCACGCCCATGTTGAGGCGCTGCGCAGGCATATGGCAGAAGAGGTTTTCACCCATAACCAAGCGCGGATCAGATTCACTATCAGTGCAGGCATTTATTCAATGGTTCCCCAGGCAGATACGCCGGAGAATTTATATTTGGACATGGCAGACAAGGCCCTTTACCAGGCAAAAAACAGCGGGCGAAACCAGGTGGTGGATTTAAGCCCATATTCCCAATAG
- the thiS gene encoding sulfur carrier protein ThiS yields the protein MNVFVNGTQESIDPCTLAQFIALKKLDAGALVVELNQQIIKQEFWSTTELQEDDRLEMLSFVGGG from the coding sequence ATGAATGTTTTTGTGAACGGAACACAGGAAAGTATAGATCCCTGCACTTTGGCGCAGTTCATCGCCTTGAAGAAACTTGATGCAGGGGCACTGGTTGTTGAACTCAACCAGCAAATCATTAAACAGGAATTTTGGTCGACGACTGAACTTCAGGAAGATGATCGCCTGGAGATGCTAAGTTTTGTAGGAGGAGGCTGA
- a CDS encoding thiazole synthase, translating to MSDDVLLLGGKEFSNRLLTGTGKFGNHGQIPKMLAASGSQMITVALRRVDITEQSENILEYIPKDVTLLPNTSGARTAEQAVRVARIAREAGCGDFIKIEVITDMKYLMPDNWETLKATEILAKEGFKVLPYVLPDLTLAKRLENAGAAAVMPLGAPIGTNRGLETKPLIAMLIENASVPIVVDAGIGKPSQAAAAMEMGADAVLVNTAIATANDPEAMGRAFDLAVKAGRAAYLAEMAEESAHARASSPLTGFLDE from the coding sequence ATGAGCGACGATGTACTGTTGTTAGGCGGAAAAGAATTCAGTAACCGGCTGTTGACCGGTACCGGGAAATTCGGCAACCACGGACAGATCCCAAAAATGCTTGCGGCCAGCGGTTCGCAGATGATCACTGTGGCGCTGCGTCGTGTGGACATCACGGAGCAGTCTGAAAACATTTTGGAATACATCCCCAAGGATGTGACCCTACTGCCCAATACATCCGGCGCCCGCACGGCAGAACAGGCCGTGCGCGTTGCCCGGATCGCCCGGGAGGCCGGTTGCGGGGATTTCATCAAGATCGAAGTGATCACGGATATGAAATACCTGATGCCGGATAACTGGGAAACTTTGAAGGCAACGGAGATTCTGGCCAAAGAGGGATTCAAGGTGCTGCCCTATGTGCTGCCGGACCTGACCCTGGCCAAACGCCTGGAAAACGCTGGCGCGGCGGCGGTTATGCCTTTGGGTGCGCCCATCGGAACCAACCGGGGGTTGGAGACCAAACCGCTGATTGCCATGCTGATTGAAAACGCATCCGTGCCCATTGTTGTGGATGCGGGCATCGGTAAACCGTCCCAGGCGGCGGCGGCAATGGAGATGGGTGCGGACGCGGTGCTGGTGAATACTGCCATTGCCACGGCCAATGATCCGGAAGCCATGGGGCGCGCCTTTGATCTGGCGGTGAAAGCCGGGCGAGCGGCGTATCTGGCTGAAATGGCCGAAGAGTCCGCACATGCCCGGGCCTCTTCACCGCTTACCGGATTTCTTGACGAATAA
- a CDS encoding ATP-binding protein, translating to MTIKNRFKLNIAPRMPGLVPPLVMVGVLVVLLPVFILMTLDRVKKQDEFIRERFLITGTSLIRTFEAGTRIGMGSMQWGTKRIQSMLEETAGQPDVSYIMITDAMGKIIAHSDASMVGKIYDGWADFVPLSRDPHLISSRSLNTQEGPVLEVAKRFMPFNIGFRGPRLGPVQSHSPNPGSVPDYDYTHGKMPSQPPAPGTDSLAGPAFAAFGQTDHYIFAGMSMAGVQAAQARGFKNIVIRGLLFFVFCCSGIIALFALQAYRAAQSSLERVMAFSDNVIQNMPSGLITLDTKFNVTSANRSAEKILGDIPEKAFPQMAAMAADVSRSGGVASGEVALTQKEKGDLRLEMTVSTIPAEEDQIQGFVLLFRDLTQIRNLKKQVETNRRLAAIGKLAAGVAHEIRNPLSSIKGFATYFSRQYENEPDDVEIAKIMIQEVERMDRSITQLLEFAKPMAVEIKQTPIEPLIQHSLKLVSHDLDKKKIRVQTDMRTQKETFHTDPERICQVLLNLYMNALNAMDTNGTLEIGVSDVDDDLEIRVADDGCGIPAKDIEKIFDPYFTTRAKGTGLGLSIVHRIVENLKGEIRVESRPSKGTVFYITLPDDNAAMNEPGSK from the coding sequence ATGACCATAAAAAACAGATTTAAACTAAATATTGCCCCCAGAATGCCGGGTCTGGTGCCGCCGCTGGTGATGGTGGGCGTCCTGGTTGTGCTGTTGCCGGTATTTATTCTGATGACCCTGGACCGGGTAAAAAAACAAGATGAATTTATCCGTGAGCGGTTTTTGATCACCGGAACCTCCTTAATCCGGACATTTGAGGCCGGTACCCGGATTGGAATGGGGTCCATGCAGTGGGGCACAAAAAGAATTCAGTCCATGCTGGAGGAGACCGCAGGGCAGCCCGATGTCTCATATATCATGATCACCGATGCCATGGGAAAAATCATCGCCCATTCCGATGCCTCCATGGTCGGTAAAATTTATGATGGATGGGCGGATTTTGTGCCGTTGTCCAGGGATCCCCACCTGATTTCCAGCCGATCGCTGAATACCCAGGAGGGGCCGGTTCTGGAAGTGGCCAAACGTTTCATGCCGTTTAATATAGGGTTTAGAGGGCCAAGACTTGGGCCTGTCCAGAGCCACAGCCCCAATCCCGGATCTGTGCCTGACTATGACTACACCCACGGAAAGATGCCGTCCCAACCACCTGCGCCCGGCACTGACAGTTTGGCCGGGCCTGCATTTGCCGCATTCGGTCAGACCGATCACTATATTTTTGCCGGCATGTCCATGGCCGGGGTCCAGGCCGCCCAGGCCCGGGGCTTTAAAAATATTGTGATCCGAGGGCTTTTGTTCTTCGTGTTTTGCTGTTCGGGAATTATTGCTTTGTTTGCCCTCCAGGCTTACAGGGCCGCCCAGTCCTCTTTGGAGCGGGTGATGGCGTTTTCCGACAATGTGATTCAAAATATGCCTTCGGGTCTGATTACGTTGGATACGAAGTTTAATGTGACCTCTGCCAACCGGTCCGCGGAAAAAATTCTGGGGGACATTCCTGAAAAAGCCTTTCCCCAGATGGCTGCCATGGCTGCTGATGTGTCAAGGTCCGGCGGCGTCGCATCCGGAGAGGTGGCATTGACCCAGAAAGAGAAGGGTGACCTTCGGCTGGAAATGACCGTTTCGACCATTCCGGCAGAAGAAGACCAGATCCAGGGCTTTGTTCTTTTATTCAGGGATCTGACCCAGATACGTAACTTGAAAAAACAGGTGGAAACCAATCGGCGGTTGGCTGCCATCGGTAAACTTGCTGCGGGTGTGGCCCATGAAATTCGAAATCCCTTAAGCTCCATCAAGGGGTTTGCCACCTATTTTTCCCGGCAATATGAAAATGAGCCCGATGACGTGGAAATTGCAAAAATCATGATCCAGGAGGTGGAACGTATGGACCGCTCCATCACCCAGTTGCTGGAATTTGCCAAGCCCATGGCCGTAGAGATTAAACAGACACCAATCGAACCCCTTATCCAGCACTCCCTTAAGCTGGTTTCCCATGATCTTGACAAAAAAAAGATCCGTGTGCAAACGGATATGCGTACCCAAAAAGAGACCTTCCATACCGACCCGGAACGTATCTGCCAGGTGCTGCTTAATCTTTACATGAATGCGCTAAATGCCATGGATACTAACGGGACACTTGAAATCGGCGTATCCGATGTGGATGATGACCTTGAAATCCGGGTGGCGGACGACGGCTGCGGCATCCCGGCAAAGGATATTGAAAAAATATTTGACCCCTATTTCACCACCCGGGCCAAAGGAACGGGCTTAGGCTTGTCCATTGTGCACAGGATCGTTGAAAACCTTAAAGGTGAAATCCGGGTGGAGAGCCGACCTTCCAAAGGCACTGTGTTTTATATCACCCTGCCTGATGATAACGCAGCGATGAATGAGCCCGGAAGTAAATGA
- a CDS encoding serine protease — protein sequence MRIYFSIIMVFLVSFVSPVSALENAVLQDRDAYMAELVSTIKASTVSVGTYSFKDVPMVQFRGTGFAIADGSRIVTNQHVVDAIKEKDRMFNLRIFHTNLPDKGVKATLVAEDPFHDLAILEMDGKLPALPMAKDGSLKEGHQIAFTGFPIGFVLGLNATTHTGTVSAIAPVILPSPHGSLIKGDMVKFLKDPWDIIQLDAVAFPGNSGSPVYRIATGEVVGVINKVFVKGKKEFVLKEPTGITYAVPVSFVRKLNRSIKN from the coding sequence ATGAGAATCTATTTTAGCATAATCATGGTCTTTCTTGTTTCTTTCGTTTCTCCGGTATCCGCCCTGGAAAATGCTGTGTTACAGGATCGGGATGCTTACATGGCCGAGCTTGTGTCAACGATAAAGGCCTCCACCGTATCCGTGGGCACGTATTCGTTTAAGGATGTCCCCATGGTCCAATTCCGGGGAACCGGCTTTGCCATCGCCGACGGCAGCAGGATCGTCACCAATCAGCATGTGGTTGATGCCATTAAAGAAAAAGACCGCATGTTTAATCTGCGCATTTTTCATACGAATTTGCCGGACAAAGGGGTCAAGGCAACCCTGGTCGCCGAAGACCCGTTTCATGACCTGGCCATACTGGAGATGGACGGCAAACTGCCGGCCTTGCCCATGGCCAAAGACGGGTCCCTTAAAGAGGGTCACCAGATAGCATTTACCGGATTTCCCATTGGTTTTGTCCTTGGCCTCAATGCCACCACCCACACAGGTACTGTGTCGGCCATTGCCCCGGTCATTCTGCCCAGCCCCCACGGCAGCCTGATCAAAGGCGATATGGTCAAATTCCTTAAAGACCCCTGGGACATTATCCAGCTGGATGCCGTTGCCTTTCCGGGAAACAGCGGCAGCCCGGTCTATCGCATTGCCACCGGAGAAGTCGTCGGGGTGATCAATAAAGTGTTTGTTAAAGGGAAAAAAGAGTTTGTTCTAAAAGAACCCACGGGAATCACTTATGCCGTTCCTGTCAGTTTTGTTCGAAAGCTTAATCGTTCCATTAAAAATTAG
- the thiH gene encoding 2-iminoacetate synthase ThiH: MSFYEVVKQYRDFDVPGFFDQVTDEQIILSMAKDKPGPMDFLTLLSPRAAGHLEAMARKAHQITVQYFGRTIQMFIPLYISNHCSNGCAYCGFNHKNPILRRKLTMEEIEIEAKAIAETGMQHVLFLTGEAQHMTPMSYLLDASRLLKKYFASVAIEVYPLEIDEYRQLYEAGVDSMTMFQETYDEDVYKRVHLAGKKMDYQWRLNGPERAAKGGMRVVNLGALLGLSEPRREMFFTGLHARYLENKYIDTEVAISLPRFNEAEGDFQPDYLVDDKTFVQFMTALRIFLPRSGLTVSTRENATFRDRILPLGVTRYSAGSSTGVGGYTEVPEGQTPQFEITDARSVAQVADAILAQGYQPIYKDWDFI; encoded by the coding sequence ATGTCATTCTACGAGGTCGTTAAGCAGTACCGTGATTTTGATGTACCCGGATTTTTTGACCAGGTGACCGATGAACAGATCATCCTGAGTATGGCCAAGGACAAGCCCGGTCCCATGGACTTTTTAACCCTGCTGAGCCCCAGGGCGGCCGGCCATCTTGAGGCCATGGCCCGAAAAGCCCACCAGATTACCGTGCAGTATTTTGGACGCACCATTCAAATGTTCATTCCGCTGTATATCTCCAACCATTGCAGTAACGGTTGCGCCTATTGCGGGTTTAATCACAAAAACCCCATTCTTCGCCGGAAACTCACCATGGAAGAGATTGAGATTGAGGCCAAGGCCATTGCCGAAACCGGCATGCAGCACGTGCTTTTTCTCACTGGTGAAGCACAGCATATGACGCCCATGTCGTATTTGCTGGACGCGTCTAGGCTGCTCAAAAAATATTTTGCCTCCGTGGCCATTGAGGTCTACCCCCTTGAAATTGACGAGTACCGTCAGCTTTACGAGGCCGGTGTCGATTCCATGACCATGTTCCAGGAAACCTATGACGAAGATGTGTATAAACGGGTCCACCTGGCCGGTAAGAAGATGGATTACCAGTGGCGCTTGAACGGGCCTGAACGGGCTGCCAAGGGCGGCATGCGCGTCGTCAATCTCGGGGCGCTGCTAGGGTTGTCCGAGCCGCGCCGGGAGATGTTTTTTACCGGGTTGCATGCCCGGTATCTTGAGAATAAATATATTGATACCGAGGTGGCCATCTCTTTGCCCCGGTTTAACGAGGCCGAAGGTGATTTTCAACCCGATTATCTGGTGGACGATAAAACCTTTGTTCAATTCATGACGGCTTTGCGCATCTTTTTGCCGCGATCGGGACTGACCGTCTCCACCCGTGAAAACGCTACCTTTCGTGACCGGATTTTACCTTTGGGGGTTACCCGATATTCTGCCGGATCGAGCACCGGGGTGGGCGGCTACACAGAGGTCCCCGAAGGCCAGACACCGCAATTTGAAATTACCGATGCCCGCAGTGTGGCCCAGGTGGCCGATGCAATTTTGGCCCAGGGCTACCAGCCGATTTATAAAGACTGGGACTTCATATGA